Genomic window (Thermodesulfobacteriota bacterium):
ATCTTGTCCTGATAGAAGGGGGCCTTGCCTATGATGTTGTTTATCGCCACGCCGAGGATGGTGGATACTGACCCCATGATGACGATGACGATGAGTATGGTGACCGCGAGGGACGCGGCCTTGGGCCAGCCCCTCCGGAGCTGCCACGTGAGGAGCGGCGATACGGCCACCGCGAGCAGCAGCGCGACCAGGAATATGTTGAGCACGGGCGCTATCTCGCGCACCCCCGCAAGTATTATGACGATCGACGCGCCCGCAAGGAGCGGGTGAATGTTGAATTTCGTTCTCGTGGTCATGTGCGTGAGCGCGGGCGGCCTGGCCTTGCCGCAGCCCGGTAGAATTATACCATTTTGGGGAGGGAAGTTTTTATTGTGGAGGGGATTAGTCGAAGTATGACGGTTTTACCATTTCTGTCATCGCGAGGCTGCGACAGCAGCCGTGGCGATCTCGCTGTTCTTGTCATGCTGAACTTGTTTCAGCATCTCGCACTTTCATGAGATTGCCGCGGTCGCATACTGCGCTCCCTCGCAATGACAGGATAAATAATCCGTCCTTCGACACGCTCAGTGCGAACGGGTTTGGTTGAGCAGAATAGATGAATAGGACCGTATGCCCGCGGGTGCTCACCCGCCGCGGGCCGGAGAATTCAATCCGGTTTATTCAAGAAATCCTTTAAGTCCGCCTGATGTTTTTCGAGGACCCCGGGCGCGGGCATCCTGCCTAGCCTCATGAGCTCTTCCGCGGCCGCCATTTCCGCGTCCCTGTTGTTCCCCGCGGCCGCCGCGACCTTGCCCCCCGATATGTAAAACGTGATAAAATCCTTATCCGCGACGTTCCCCCATGTAATCGTATTGTCCCAGGCGCGGGCGTGTCCGACGTATCTTAATTCCAGTCCCGCCTGCGCGGTCCAGAAGAACGGTACGCTCGAATAAGGGACGTTTTTGCCGAGCATGTTGAGCGCCGCGATTTTCCCCTGCTGCTCCGCTGTCCTCCAGTGCTCGATCCTTCCGCGTACTCCCGTGACGGCGTTCGGGAACGAAGCTATGTCGCCTGCCGCGTAAACGTCCTCCGCAACGGCGAGGTAAATATCCGTTTTGAGGCTCCCGTCCGGATCGGGCTCGATGCCCTCTATAAATCCGGTCGCCGGGACTATCCCTATGCCGACGAGGACGAGGTCGGCGGGAATCTCTTTCCCGTCGTTGAATATTATTTTTTCGACTTTTCCGTCCCCGGCGAATCTCGACACGTTCGCGTCCATCTCGAACGCGATCCCGAGGTTCTTGTGCTCTTTCATGAATAACTCCCCGATCTCTTTCCCCAATGTCCTTTCGAACGGCAGGGATTCCTTGCCTATAACGGTAACGTCTATGCCGAGCACGGACAGGCTGTAAGCGGTTTCCATGCCTATGAAGCTCGACCCGATAACCGCGGCTCTGGACGCCTTTTCCGCAGCGGTTATGATTTCATCGGCGTTCCCGAAGCTCCTTAGCGTGAAGATATTGCCGAGGTCCGCTCCGGGGATGTCGAGGTTAAGAGGTTTCCCGCCCGAGGCGATGAGGATCTTGTCGAATACGAGGTTTTGCCCGTCGTCGAGCGTAAGCTCTTTGTTCCGTACGTCCAGCTTCAAGACCTCTCTCCCCAGGACGGTATCGATACCGTGCTCGTCGTAAAATTTCCGGCCCCTGAGAGGCATCCAGTCCGCCTCGGCCTTGCCCTGCAGGTACTCTTTACTCAAATTCGGGCGGTCATACGGGAGTTCGTTCTCTTTCGTTATTATATAAATCCTGCCCTTAAAGCCGTTTTCGCGGAGCGTCTGGGCGGCCGAGTAGCCGGCCGCTCCCCCGCCGATTATAGCGAACTTCCTCATGTCTGATTTGTAGTCGGGTTTCGTTAGGCCGGGCAGCCGCCTTTTTTCGATCTTATCGGGGACCGTGACGACGAGGTTCTCCCCCTCCGTCCTGAGCTCGTAAGCGGCCAGGGAATCGAATGCCGGCGGCTCGAGCAAATCCCCGTTCTTCGCACTGAAGCACGAGTGGTGAAGCGGGCAGACGATCCTGCCATCGCTCAGCGCCCCTTCTTCGAGCGGCGCTCCGTAGTGTGTGCAGAATGGGCTCAGGGCGGAGAATTCCCCGCCTGACCTGCAAATCAGTATCTTGTCCCTGGAATCCCCGAGCACGACTGCTTTCATGCCGTCATCCTCGAAATCGCTCAATTTCCCTACTACTATTCGCCTGCTCATAGCTGCCTCCCCGCAAGCATTAAATGTCCTGTCATATTTGTACTTCAAACGTTATACCACAAGACCGCGGCTATTAAAACCGGGACAACAGCAATTAAAAACATTATCAGCTGCGCGAAACGGCAGCCTATGACATTTCGTATCCTCAATAATTTCCTCTCCCCTTGAGGAATGGTTCTGAGCGTGCGCAAGAACCGGTCGGAGCCACCACTAAACTGATGCGACCAATCGACTTCAGCCCAAATTCCTCTAAACCAAATTAGGTTAAGATGTGTGTGTCATCACCCGTTCATTATTTCAAAAAACCGTTCGTACTGAGCATGTAGAAGTATGAGCGGGTTTACATATTAAAGTACCCCCTCACCCTTCACCCTCTCCCACATGATAGGGGAGAGGGAAATAATTGTAGTACTTCGACAAGCTTCCGGCTCCACGAAGGCTTCCCCCTTCGCCAAGGCTTCGGGGGACGGGACGCCGGACAGTCCGGCTTCGCCTACAGGCTTCGCCGGATCACCTGACGGCTCAAACCTTCGTGGACAAACGTGGGTGATACCCGTTCAACCCTTCGACAAGCTCAGGGCGAACGGGTTATGTTATTGGTTAGAGCAGAGTAGATAGAGAGAATCGTAAAATCACACTATGTGTGTGCGGTTTACATTTGCGGCGTATAGTGTTTACTTTACGGCTTTATGGCTCTGATCGGAAAACCCCCCGTGATAGCTCCCGCCGTCGAGACGGGCGTCGAGACGGCTTCCGCGAGGAGGACCGCGGGCAGGTGGGTGCTTGCAGCTACAATCCTCGGGTCGAGCATCGCTTCGATAGACGGCACGGCCGTGAACGTCGCCCTGCCCGCGCTCCAGGAGAAGCTGGGCGCGACCATCACGGACGCGCAGTGGGTGATAGAGGCGTACACTCTCTTCCTCGCGGCGCTCATACTCGTGGGAGGCGCGCTCGGGGACAGGTACGGGAGGAGGCGCGTCTACGCGCTGGGAGTCGGGCTCTTCGCGCTTTCGTCGGTGCTCTGCGGCCTCTCGCAGTCCGTATACCAGCTCATAGGGTTCCGCGCTCTCCAGGGGGTGGGAGGCGCGCTCCTCATACCGGGGAGCCTCTCGATAATCACCGTCTTCTTCAGCCCCGGCGAAAGGGGGAGGGCCATAGGCACCTGGTCCGCGTTCTCCGCGATCACCACGGCGCTCGGCCCCGTGCTCGGCGGATGGCTCATAGAGAACGTCTCGTGGAGGTGGATATTCTTCATCAACGTGCCTATCGCGGCCGCGGTGCTGACGATACTCTTCCTCCGCGTCCCGGAGAGCAGGCGCGTGGATACGGCCGGAAGGGTCGACTGGGCGGGCGGACTGCTCGCGACGCTCGGCCTGGGCGGAATACTGTTCGGCCTCATCGAAAGCTCGAACCACGGGTTCGGAAGCGCGCTCGTAATAGCGTCGCTCGCGTTAGGGACGCTCGCGCTCCTCACGTTCGTCGTCGTCGAGGCGAGGGAGGAATCTCCAATGATGCCGCCTTCTCTCTTCCGCTCCGTCACGTTCTCGGGCACGAACGCCGCCACGCTGTTCATGTACGGAGCGCTCGGCGGAGTGTTCTTCTTCCTGCCTTTCGCGCTCATACAGGTGTACGGGTATACGGCGACCGAGGCGGGGGCGTCGCTCCTTCCGATAATCCTCATAATATTCGTCCTCTCGCGCTGGGCGGGAGGGCTCACGGATAAATACGGTGCGAGGCTGCCGTTCGCGGCGGGGACCGTGCTGGGCGCGGCGGGATACCTCTCGCTCGCACTCTTCAACGGTGAGGGGAGCTTCTTCACCACCGTATTCCCCGGCATATCGCTCGTCGGGCTCGGCCTAGCGCTCAGCATTGCGCCGCTGACCACGGCGGTGATGAACGCGGCCGACGTCGGTTATTCGGGCACCGCTTCGGGCATAAACAACGCTGTCGCCAGGATGGCGGGGCTGCTCACGATAGCGGTGCTAGGGATCGTCATACTCCACGCTTTCAACGGCTGCCTCGACGCGGGCATGGACGCGGCTTCCGTCCCTCAGCACGTGAGAGACCTCATCGAGGGCGAGAGGATAAAGATGGCGGGGGCGGAGATACCCGCCTCTCTCGGCCCTGAGACAGCCGCCGCGCTCGGACGAATAGTGCGGGACTCGTTCATCGGCGGTTTCGACCTGGTGCTGTATATAGCAGCCGCGATGTCGCTCCTTGCGTCTGTGACGGGGCTCCTCACCATAGGGAGCAAGACCGAGCATTCGTCCGGAAAGTAGCGGCGGGGGTCTCCCGGCCGGAAACCCTCGCAATCATATACCGTATTCTCAACGCCCTAAGAAACCCGTTGCAGTCCGCGTCTCCACGCTTTAAAATCTTATTGTTCGTAATTCGGTCGGGGTGCGCGAGCGTCCCGGCCGTCGAACGTCACGGGGGGATACGGCCATGCTTAAAAACACGTCCTTCATAATGTTCTGCGTTACTGCGATCGTTATATCGGCGGGGTGCGCGAGCCTGGCGGGGGACGAGGCCCCTCATGTGTGCGGCGGGGCGCTCGAGGTCGCATGCCCGGACGGGCAGTTCTGCGAAACGCCCGCGGGCAAGTGTTCCACGGTCGGGATCGAGGGTCTCTGCACGGACAAGCCCCAGATCTGCACGAGGGAGTATAAGCCCGTATGCGGGTGCGACGGCAGGACATACGGGAACGACTGCGAAAGGAAATCGGCCGGGGTGAGGAAGGACCACGACGGGAAGTGCGGCGAGGCCGCGAGCTCGCGCAAGGAGCCGGGACAGGCGTGCGGAGGTCTCGACAACGTCAAATGCCCGGAGGGGCAGTTCTGCGAGATACAGTTCGGGAGGTGCAAGGGGTTGAACGAGATCGGGGAATGCATGGTGAAGCCCGAGATGTGCACGCAGGACTACGTGCCCGTCTGCGGGTGCGACGGCAAGACCTACGGGAACGACTGCGCGAGGATGGGGGCCGGCGTGGCGAAGGACCACGACGGGGAATGCGGGGTGGCGGAGGAAGAAGCGGAGCCTGAGGAAGAGGAGCCGGAGAAATAGGTGCGGAATTAAAGATTGAGGGGAAATTAATTGTTCATTCGTAGTTTTCCCCCTTTGACAAAGGGGGATTTAGTTTTATCCCGTTTGTCCTGAGTTTAGCCTGTCCTGAGCGAAGTCGAAGGGTCGAAGGACGTGCTATTTATCCTGTCTTTGCGAGCGGAGCTGACGAAAGTCAGCGTAGCGCGGCAATCTCCTGAAAAATATGAGATCGCTACGATCCAAATACGCTCTCGCGATGACAGTAAGGTTTTGTCACTCTGAGCCATGTCGTGAACTCGTTACAGGATCGTTTTAGAATCTCGTTTTAAATCCTCCCTAACCTATTTTGACTTTAGCAACATTCAACCGGAAGTTAATTTACTACTATGACTTTGCTGTCATGGAGTCCGGTTCTTACTATTATGGCTTCTGTTGCTACGGTGCGAAGAATTAGTAAATTTCGTGGACTCATCCATTAGAGACCAATTCCTCATTCGCTCGGAATTGTTGCTCAGAACCGTTCTTTGCTAAAGGAGGGAATTAAACGCAAAGGATGGGAAAAAATCTCACCCCCACCTGAATCCTCCCCACTCAAGCGGGAAGGGATGTATGGAATCGCGGCAAGATGCCGCTCCTACAGATTAGAGGATCCAAGCATTCGTAGGAGCGAGTTCCCGGGTCAAGCCCGGGACAGGCCAGCCGCGATTGATTGTTACTTGATATAATGAATCAATACGTCGTCCAGCCGCCGTCGACCACTATGCTCGCGCCCGTCATGTACTTGGACTCGTCGCTCGCCATATATACGCACGCGTACGCGATGTCGTCGGGCTCGCCGCGGTATCCCATGGGCACTATCTGGGCCGCGATCTCGTCGAGCTTCGTCTGCGCGTCGTCGGGGTTGCCTATGAAGTCCACGTTCATCTTCGTCCTGATGAAGCCGGGGCAGATGGTGTTCGCCCTGATGCCTTCCTTCGCGTGGTCGACCGCGAGGCTCCTTGTTATCTGCATGACCGCGCCCTTGGACGTGTTGTACGCGAACACGTTCTGGCACCCTATGAACCCGGCGACGGACGCGTTGTTGATGATGGAGCCGCCGCCCTGCTTCACCATGTGGGGCACAACGTACTTGCACATGAGGTATATGCCCTTGACGTTGATGTTTATTATCTTGTCCCAGGACTCCGTGCTGGTCGTGACGGCGGTACCCGTCTCGAGCACGCCTGCGTTGTTGAAGAGTATGTCTATCCTTCCGAACTTCTTCATGAACTCATCGACCGCGGCTTTCACCTGCTTTTCGTCGGAGACGTCGCTCTGTATGGCCGTTATCTTCCCTCCGCTCTCCTTTACCACGTCGTCGAGCATCTCCTTCCTCCGCCCCGTGACGGCCACTTTCGCCCCTTCCTTTACGAACATGAGCGCGGTCGCCCTGCCTATGCCTTCGTTCCCGCCAGTGATGAGGGCTGTCTTACCTTCGAGTCTCATGGAATGACCTCCGTTTGTGGAATGTAAGTATTAATATACATAAAGATGCACGATGCACGATGCAGGATGAAGCAGGGCGCTGCGGATTCAGCCGCCCGAGTCCCCTGCTCCGGGCCCCTATACGAGGAGTACGGGATGGGTCAGGCTCTAAAATACGCCAGAGTTGCGGTAGGCGGTCAGGAGCTTGTCATAAACCGCGCATTTGCCCGACTCACTTTCGTCCTGCGCTTGTATTCCGTACGCGCCGTTAGAAATCTGGTTATTCATAAAGTCTGACCCGCAGTGCCGGAAATTGTAGAGATTTACCCCCATGTACAAATCGCCGATTCCGGAGGCTACGTATGCGCTCAGTAACGTAGGCATCATCGTAATGTGAGGGACTGTGCCGCCGCAGCACTTTAGCACGCCGGGTATCGACGAGACAATGTGGAAAAATGTTTCGCGGTCGGTCAGCTTCGACCTGAATTTCTGATATTGCATAACCTCTTCAGACTCCATAATCCGTGCGTATTTTGCGAACGTGTACGGCTGGTGGTCGCCGTAAATAAGAAGTACGAAAGGTCGCCCCGTCAGCTTCTCCTGGTCCTCGAGATATTTTATCAGCTTAAGGAACCCGCGCTCGGTAGACCTGGTATGACGTATGAACTCGTTTAGGGCGCAGTTGGCTTCGTTGAACTCGTCTGAGCCCTCGAACGTAGTAACAAGCTTTTCCTTGCTGCTGAAATTTTTACATACGTGCGGAGAATGGTTCTCGATCGTTATTATGACTTTTAAAAACGGCGCTTCTTCCGGTTTAGACAAGCTGATTACTATATCGGCCACCTGCTCGTCCGTGGTGCCCCAGCCAGCCGGACCGATATTTCCGCGGAATGAATCGAAGCCGTAGTTCTTGTATGCGTTGGAGCCGTTATAAAAATCACCGTCCGCCACGTAGTAGGCCTCGGTGACGTAACCGTGTTTTTTTAAATACGTTGCGAACGACTCTTTTACATAAGGTGAGAGTGACGAATGCGTATAAAATCCGGAGTAGCCGAAGAGGCGGGAATCTATGCCGGTGACGAACTCAAATTCCGTTATCCATGTGCCTCCGCCGACCGCATTGACGAGCATCGGCCCGACGGCTTGCGTGTATTTAGTCGGCTCGAATAACTTGTTGTGTACGGGTTTGCTCAGTTTAAAAGCGTCTTCCGGGTTGAAGGTCGATTCGGCGAGCACGACCACGATATTCGGTTTCTTGTGCTGCTGCAACCCTCCGATATTTATGTATTCATGAACCGCTTCCGCGATCTCGTCGTTAGTCGGGGGCGGCGCGCCCTTCCTGGGACCCAGGAAGTCTCCCGAATCTATCCGCTCGAGGTGATACGAGTAGAACAAAAATCCCCAGATGCCTATTTTTCTCGAAAGACCGGAGAAGCGCACGCTTTCCCACATGTAGTGGTCTTCGTGCACGAGCTCCCTTACTACGTTTAGGAATTGGGAGAGGAAGATGTTTGCGGATACGATGAGTAACGCGACGGCGAGCAGGTTCGGGATCAGCTTTCTGTAAATGCCTTTGCTTTTACCGGATATGATGCTGCGCAAGGTGGACACCGCTGCCCATACGGTGACGAGGACGATAATTACTGCCGCGGCGGCGACTATATATAACGTCCAGACGGGCGCCTTTATCGCCTCGACAACACCTTCCGGGTTCGACATCGTGATTCTGAAGTCGAGAACCGTAAGCGGGAGCTGCGTCAGACCGCTTTTTTCTTCGTTTATCCACCAGAGCGTATAGGACAGCCCGGCGCCTAAGAAAAGCAGGCCGGGCACGAGGCGGAGCGGGAAACTTAATATGAAAAATATTCCGTATAAAATAAAGCCTCCGTATGAATATTGTTTTATATGTACGATCGTGAAATTGGAAAATGCGGTGAAGATATTTAAGGAGAATGCGGCCAGGACTATATAGAACCTCCTGTACGTTCTCAAATGGCTCAGGATCTTGACGGCTTGTTGTCTGAGAGAAGAACCATGCACGTCCGTTCACCCCGGCGGAGGACCGTATGACCCCGGGGTAGCATCAGGCTTCGCATCAGTGCGGGAGAAAGGCGGCCCCTCCGGCCGCAACCCTCCGTGCAGGGTCCGCACCGGAAACCATATCCGGTAAGCGGAACTGCTTTTCGTCAGTGTTATCCCGTGTCTCTCGGCGTCCTATACCCTGTAAAGATTATAAAATAGCGTTGGATTTTATTCAATCTATGTCGGGATCGTTTGATAATTTAATGCTGCGGAAGGAAATAATCCCGGCTTCGGGTTAACTTCTGCCCGGTACTCCGCTGCATCTTGCCGAAGTAAGGAGAAGCGAGCCTAACGGGATTAGATCCTACCCCCCGTCCGTGGCCTTTGGCTTCGATATGTGGAGTCCTACGAGCCTGGCGACGAGTATGGCGAGGTAGAGCTGCCCTACTATCGCCTCCATAAGAGCGAGCGAGCGGGCGGGGTCGGTGACCGGGACGAGCGTGCCGTAACCTGTGGTCGTGAGGGTGATGTAGCTGAAGAAAAGGAACCTGGGCGCGTCGATAGCTATCTTGCCGCTAGTGTCTATGAACGAGCCCGGTGAAACGTATTCAAGGAATATGTAGAGCGTCGCCCATGTGAGGCCGACGAGGAGGTATACGCACACGGACGCGAAGAGTATCTCGGTAGTCACCTCGCGGGACTTCAGCAGGTGTATGAATATGTTGAACGTGGTGAAGGAGAAAAGTAGCACTGCGAACACTATCTCTTTCCTCACGAGTATGGACCTCGCGCTCTCGAACAGCGGCAAGTTGATCATCAGAGACACGAACCAGGGGAGGGCGAAGCACAGCGCGATGATTATGTTTCTCTTTTTGTCGCTCACGGCGATGACGAGGGATACCATCACGAATATGGTTATTACGGTCAGTATCAACTGGCCGGGGATGTCCAGTTCAAGGTAGGGGTAGGCCACGATGAGAATAACGATAGACTTCGCGAGGTAGGCGAACCTCCTGGCCCTGAACCGCGCGAGGGCCCTCGTGAGGAAGCTCGGTTGTTTCTCTTCGGGTTGGGGCATACGTCTCTTCTCCGGTGCCGTTCGAAACGAGCAAAAGATTAACTATAACCAGAAATCGGGCGGGGGAGTAGTGTAAGCTCGCGCGGCCTTGCGCCTTTTGTCCCTGGCGCGGGGCTCTTGTACCGGGCCGCCGGGGGGTTTATTATTTGTTTAATTCATTACCGG
Coding sequences:
- a CDS encoding glucose 1-dehydrogenase — protein: MRLEGKTALITGGNEGIGRATALMFVKEGAKVAVTGRRKEMLDDVVKESGGKITAIQSDVSDEKQVKAAVDEFMKKFGRIDILFNNAGVLETGTAVTTSTESWDKIININVKGIYLMCKYVVPHMVKQGGGSIINNASVAGFIGCQNVFAYNTSKGAVMQITRSLAVDHAKEGIRANTICPGFIRTKMNVDFIGNPDDAQTKLDEIAAQIVPMGYRGEPDDIAYACVYMASDESKYMTGASIVVDGGWTTY
- a CDS encoding Kazal-type serine protease inhibitor domain-containing protein, whose translation is MLKNTSFIMFCVTAIVISAGCASLAGDEAPHVCGGALEVACPDGQFCETPAGKCSTVGIEGLCTDKPQICTREYKPVCGCDGRTYGNDCERKSAGVRKDHDGKCGEAASSRKEPGQACGGLDNVKCPEGQFCEIQFGRCKGLNEIGECMVKPEMCTQDYVPVCGCDGKTYGNDCARMGAGVAKDHDGECGVAEEEAEPEEEEPEK
- a CDS encoding sulfatase-like hydrolase/transferase, yielding MRTYRRFYIVLAAFSLNIFTAFSNFTIVHIKQYSYGGFILYGIFFILSFPLRLVPGLLFLGAGLSYTLWWINEEKSGLTQLPLTVLDFRITMSNPEGVVEAIKAPVWTLYIVAAAAVIIVLVTVWAAVSTLRSIISGKSKGIYRKLIPNLLAVALLIVSANIFLSQFLNVVRELVHEDHYMWESVRFSGLSRKIGIWGFLFYSYHLERIDSGDFLGPRKGAPPPTNDEIAEAVHEYINIGGLQQHKKPNIVVVLAESTFNPEDAFKLSKPVHNKLFEPTKYTQAVGPMLVNAVGGGTWITEFEFVTGIDSRLFGYSGFYTHSSLSPYVKESFATYLKKHGYVTEAYYVADGDFYNGSNAYKNYGFDSFRGNIGPAGWGTTDEQVADIVISLSKPEEAPFLKVIITIENHSPHVCKNFSSKEKLVTTFEGSDEFNEANCALNEFIRHTRSTERGFLKLIKYLEDQEKLTGRPFVLLIYGDHQPYTFAKYARIMESEEVMQYQKFRSKLTDRETFFHIVSSIPGVLKCCGGTVPHITMMPTLLSAYVASGIGDLYMGVNLYNFRHCGSDFMNNQISNGAYGIQAQDESESGKCAVYDKLLTAYRNSGVF
- a CDS encoding FAD-dependent oxidoreductase, with amino-acid sequence MSRRIVVGKLSDFEDDGMKAVVLGDSRDKILICRSGGEFSALSPFCTHYGAPLEEGALSDGRIVCPLHHSCFSAKNGDLLEPPAFDSLAAYELRTEGENLVVTVPDKIEKRRLPGLTKPDYKSDMRKFAIIGGGAAGYSAAQTLRENGFKGRIYIITKENELPYDRPNLSKEYLQGKAEADWMPLRGRKFYDEHGIDTVLGREVLKLDVRNKELTLDDGQNLVFDKILIASGGKPLNLDIPGADLGNIFTLRSFGNADEIITAAEKASRAAVIGSSFIGMETAYSLSVLGIDVTVIGKESLPFERTLGKEIGELFMKEHKNLGIAFEMDANVSRFAGDGKVEKIIFNDGKEIPADLVLVGIGIVPATGFIEGIEPDPDGSLKTDIYLAVAEDVYAAGDIASFPNAVTGVRGRIEHWRTAEQQGKIAALNMLGKNVPYSSVPFFWTAQAGLELRYVGHARAWDNTITWGNVADKDFITFYISGGKVAAAAGNNRDAEMAAAEELMRLGRMPAPGVLEKHQADLKDFLNKPD
- a CDS encoding ion channel; the protein is MPQPEEKQPSFLTRALARFRARRFAYLAKSIVILIVAYPYLELDIPGQLILTVITIFVMVSLVIAVSDKKRNIIIALCFALPWFVSLMINLPLFESARSILVRKEIVFAVLLFSFTTFNIFIHLLKSREVTTEILFASVCVYLLVGLTWATLYIFLEYVSPGSFIDTSGKIAIDAPRFLFFSYITLTTTGYGTLVPVTDPARSLALMEAIVGQLYLAILVARLVGLHISKPKATDGG
- a CDS encoding MFS transporter: MIAPAVETGVETASARRTAGRWVLAATILGSSIASIDGTAVNVALPALQEKLGATITDAQWVIEAYTLFLAALILVGGALGDRYGRRRVYALGVGLFALSSVLCGLSQSVYQLIGFRALQGVGGALLIPGSLSIITVFFSPGERGRAIGTWSAFSAITTALGPVLGGWLIENVSWRWIFFINVPIAAAVLTILFLRVPESRRVDTAGRVDWAGGLLATLGLGGILFGLIESSNHGFGSALVIASLALGTLALLTFVVVEAREESPMMPPSLFRSVTFSGTNAATLFMYGALGGVFFFLPFALIQVYGYTATEAGASLLPIILIIFVLSRWAGGLTDKYGARLPFAAGTVLGAAGYLSLALFNGEGSFFTTVFPGISLVGLGLALSIAPLTTAVMNAADVGYSGTASGINNAVARMAGLLTIAVLGIVILHAFNGCLDAGMDAASVPQHVRDLIEGERIKMAGAEIPASLGPETAAALGRIVRDSFIGGFDLVLYIAAAMSLLASVTGLLTIGSKTEHSSGK